One genomic region from Rosa rugosa chromosome 1, drRosRugo1.1, whole genome shotgun sequence encodes:
- the LOC133714073 gene encoding uncharacterized protein LOC133714073 has translation METPNPTTSTTVDDAEANIGFSILMRFSDSRREIDLEIRKLIAVMCQVFRDHKAPPTPLAYLGATCSSLDLIAASKPRPSEDVLHAHITILSIVIPKVPPAFLINNLQLVCNSLAPALRSSSPRASFDSAACTGVKCIAQLLISSANCVNNWSQVSKPFRSLFSFAYVVSSIELREQAGLCVHDTLQSFRGTPLFGPASKTITDLLMKKYLPPRAESNTDGVNRIEQLKPIHTLNLVMLCLGAMSTEDRTAVLVYFKDLLELHLTYVTTLITDALYRLCLHPSSPDVDLELLLDLICSICLSVSQHKTNFIMKTIAGLLNFGVPKVYSLNKQICKIKLPIMFDALIVLLEQSDLWNVQDAANALMRLVAYIDEGMIKQGVDRALMNANMDDGSQSEPTLIEKLCATFPKLLSYRCTNIRHLVFEIVSTMFNKLGVHSSYLMRGTVKTLADMQILPDREFPFKEEVKLLLEMVSEKCGLDAISAIIPQEHMELLAEINQQLGSKSVDASSHVSKATTSGNNLSQSNYMDNYRRYYNMKRKLAGKESLSDRQWRAVLDRQARRDAKQAISKGILGAARMAKKLKL, from the exons ATGGAAACCCCAAACCCCACCACCAGCACCACCGTGGACGACGCCGAGGCGAACATCGGCTTCTCAATCCTGATGCGCTTCTCTGACAGCCGTCGCGAAATCGACCTCGAAATCCGCAAGCTCATAGCCGTCATGTGCCAGGTATTCCGAGACCACAAGGCTCCTCCGACGCCGCTGGCCTACTTGGGCGCCACGTGCTCCTCTCTCGACCTGATCGCCGCTTCGAAGCCCCGACCTTCCGAAGACGTGCTCCACGCCCACATCACAATTCTGTCCATCGTCATCCCCAAAGTCCCGCCAGCATTTCTCATCAACAATCTCCAGTTGGTCTGCAATTCCTTAGCCCCAGCTCTCCGTTCTTCATCTCCAAGAGCAAGCTTCGACAGTGCCGCCTGCACAGGAGTTAAATGCATAGCTCAGTTGCTCATTAGCAGCGCTAACTGCGTCAACAACTGGTCACAAGTTTCGAAACCCTTCAGGTCCTTGTTCAGCTTCGCTTATGTCGTCTCCAGCATCGAG CTAAGAGAACAAGCAGGTTTGTGTGTTCACGACACACTGCAAAGTTTTCGAGGAACTCCCCTGTTTGGCCCTGCAAGTAAAACCATTACTGACTTGTTAATGAAAAAGTATCTTCCGCCACGTGCGGAATCAAATACTGATGGAGTTAATAGAATCGAGCAACTCAAGCCCATACATACTTTGAATCTTGTGATGCTATGCCTTGGCGCTATGTCAACCGAGGACAGAACTGCTGTGCTCGTCTACTTTAAGGATCTCTTAGAACTGCACCTTACCTATGTTACAACACTCATCACAGATGCTCTGTACAGACTCTGCCTCCATCCATCATCACCAGATGTTGACCTCGAATTGTTGCTCGATCTAATATGCTCAATATGTCTTTCTGTCTCCCAACACAAGACGAATTTCATCATGAAAACTATAGCTGGTTTGCTCAATTTTGGAGTGCCTAAAGTCTATTCCCTGAACAAGCAAATCTGCAAAATTAAACTCCCTATTATGTTTGATGCACTCATTG TTTTACTCGAACAGTCTGACTTATGGAACGTCCAAGATGCAGCAAACGCTCTTATGCGTCTTGTTGCTTATATTGATGAAGGCATGATTAAACAGGGAGTTGACCGTGCTCTGATGAATGCAAATATGGATGATGGAAGCCAGTCTGAGCCAACTCTAATTGAAAAATTGTGTGCTACTTTTCCAAAGTTACTTTCTTATCGCTGCACTAATATCCGGCACCTTGTTTTTGAAATAGTCTCAACAATGTTCAATAAATTAG GAGTACACTCTTCTTATTTGATGAGGGGTACAGTCAAGACCTTGGCAGACATGCAGATTTTGCCTGATAGAGAATTCCCTTTCAAGGAAGAG GTTAAGCTTCTTCTAGAAATGGTTAGTGAGAAATGTGGGCTTGATGCTATTTCGGCCATTATCCCTCAAGAACACATGGAACTGCTTGCAGAG ATCAATCAACAACTGGGTTCTAAATCTGTGGATGCGAGTTCTCATGTATCCAAAGCAACTACATCTGGGAATAACTTATCTCA GTCCAACTATATGGACAATTATCGTCGATACTACAATATGAAACGGAAATTGGCTGGTAAAGAGAGTTTGTCTGATCGCCAGTGGAGAGCAGTTTTGGATAGGCAGGCTAGGAGAGATGCCAAGCAGGCTATCAGTAAAGGGATATTAGGTGCAGCCAGGATGGCAAAGAAGCTTAAACTCTAA